tccagtcatgtgctaagcacatgcttcacttcacgGGAAGGCTTCTCGCGAGCTACTCGTGAAAACTTCTTTGGTCTTCAatttgccttgagtcttcacactctctcttacacaacccttacaataaaatcccacataaaaaacagggtacaaaagattgaacaaaattacaatcaaatttggcacggaaataaagccaacacaaaatagttgtaaatcacaactttataaTAACCATTTGGAATAGCTTTTAACTTTCAACTTTAAGCTTTTtaactattttaattttaaaatttctaatttctaatacaTTAAGGTAGAAGTTAAAAAGCCAGTTATGGAAAGATAGGTTTTAGGAATTTCTTTTGtcagtttggatttttttttttttagaagaagtttGGATGACatttaaagattaaaaattacaaaaattacattAGGCTATTGCATATTCCTAAATCAGACAATTGCCAAATACACATAAACCTCAAAATTAAAGTTCCAAATAAATTCTTATTGTGGGTTTATAACAATTCCCAATTTCCCATGTGGGTAGGCCCATACCTTAAGCTAAAAAAGCCCAATCCATTTCATCTAATATCCATGAGACCTATGGAGTTATGTGGAAAAATCATATATACAATAAAAGCCAATCCCAAGCCCAGCCTCACTCATGGGAAAAAAATGTCATTGATTGTATGATATAGTTTCTCTTACTGAAGTAAAGTAAGCCTTGGATGAGAACCATAATTGGGCCCGTCGGGATAAATTGATCAAGCCCAAAGTTGATGGATCACCCAtggtcattattattattttttattttgttaaaaatagatttttttttttttttttcttttggaaaacctaaaaatatactttaaaaCCTGTGAAGCCTCCAGGAAAGAacgcgaagaaaaaaaaaaaaaaaaaaacaaacaaaaaaacttataaacacCATTCAAGTGGTGCGATAACTTAAAATCTTCAAGCGGTACACTTATTCAgccaaacacacaaacacaaatagaGAATCCCTCCCTCAATTGTTTCAACTACCATTCCTTCACTACAACAGCAAACTATTTAGAAACCTTCTCTGCAACAACAAACTATTTAGAAGGTGAGCATgcttttttttctattcaattACCATTCACATTTGTCTATAACTGCCCACAGATCATTTTCCCtctattgaatttaattttctagGGTTCTTCTTTTATCTCTATTGAAAAAACATATGAGTTctaattttctccttttttttttcttcatttaggagatttttgttaggtttTCACTTTCTTTTCCGATTTTTgttaggagatttttgttaggttttcacttttcttttctaaatagTATAGATTTGTTGATCGTTTTCCTTAAACTAAAATTATGGTTTCCCTAGAATTATTTACTGCATATTAAATTCTATTTTGCTGCATTACTCAATAAGTATTAGGTTTGGCTACTTCTTTCActaattttccatttattttttcaatttcatgagATCTTTTTGTTCGATTGTTGTATTgattaaatattgtttttgttttacagatttttattatgtaaatcaAACTGAAACATTGaaatagccttttttttttctctctgtttacgtcatctttatttttttattttttgatgcaaAAACCAAGATTTCATTCAGTATGTGAAAAAGCAATTACATCGTGGATAAGAGCTTGCTCAATGAAGCAAGGGTTCTCTTCAATCCATGTACTAAAATCAGCAATTCCTTTAGCATGTTTGGCTAATAAGTGTGTTGGACTATTTCCTTGTCACCTTACATGGGAGAATTCGACTCGCCTAAAATCACTACACAGTGTGTTCACACCTACAATAATGGGTTCCACAGAGGATGGTGGGCTTGATATTTCATAGAGTGCATTGTAGCTAGTAATGGAGTCCCATTCCAAGACCAGCTCTTGAATTCCAATGTCTCTTGCGAATAGAAGTCCTGCCTCAAAAGCTTTAGCTTCTGCCTCTAATGCTCCCAAAGGTGCCATAATCTTCTTACTTAGAGCTGCCTCCACCCGTCCTTCCTCATCTCGAATAATTACGTCGATACCCACTACACCCTGTGGTGAGAAAACGGCTTCATCGACATTAACCTTAAACATCGGAGTTCATGGTGGTGTCCAGAAGCTCCTCAACTACGGCCTTGGCCTTGGTTCGCTTGGTAACACTGTTGCAGCTGTAAACTCCGCCAGGTACGTTGCTGCCCATCGGATTATTTTGCTCCCTGTTTTCCATTTCCCTCCATTCCTTACCTCATTTCCATTACACCAAAGTGCCCAAGCTATGGTGACAATCCGAGCAAGTTTGTCTTCCTCCACCTTATCGACCATTACCAACTGCCATAAAAAATCATGGAAAGACACGCACTCCTCTCCACCCGTTGGTGCAACAACCTTTGAATATGCCCAAGTGTCCTTTGCTTTTTTACAACTCCACAATACATGCCCCATCGTCTCCACCTCAATGCAACACTCTTCACAGATGCCATGTTGtactacttttcttttcatgaGATTTGCCTTTGTGGGCAAAATCTCCTTGCAAACTCTCCACACAAAGTGCCTCAGTTTGTGCGGCACTGATAGGCTCCATATTCTCCTCCAAAATTGTCGCACTTGACTATTGTCTGAGCTGGTCCCCACGGTCTCAGGTTTGTTGAGGTTTACAACTAGGGAGTAGGCGCTGCGCACACTAAAGAGTCCATTTGAAGATGCTGCCCAAATTATCTTGTCACTTGGGCACCAAGCACTTAATGGCAAACCCTTGATTACCTCTGCCTCATGTGGATAAAACAAAGCATCAATAACCTCAGAATTCCAACTATCAGATTCAGGCTTTATCAATTCACACACCTTGTGTACGGGTCCAAGAATAACCTTCGTGAGCAGACTTTATGTGTGGGTGCCGTAGGTAGCCATTTATCCTCCCAAATCTTTATGTCCCTACCATTACCCACTCTCCACCTCAAACCCTCACGTACGATTGGTTGAGAAGCCAAAATACTCCGCCAAGTATATGATGGATTGTTGCCAATAGTAGCATGGATGAAGTCAGAGTGTGGAAAGTATCTAGCCTTGAGTACTTGGTAGACAAGGGAATTGGGCTTAGTTTGGAGTCTCCATCCTTGTTTTGCAAGAAGAGCCATGTTGAATTGCTGAATTTTCTTGAAACCCATACCACCACAAGACTTAGGCTCGCATAACTTGTCCCAACTTAACCACGCTATTTTATTTTCGTCATTCTTTTGCCCCCACCAGAAGTTCCGGATCATGCTTGTCAAATCTTCACAAAGGGAGTCGGGTAATTTGAAACAGCTCATTGTATAGGTCGGAATAGCTTGCACCACTGCTTTGATAAGGATTTCTTTTCCAGCTTTGGATAGCATCTTCTCTTTCCACCTCGCCAATTTCTTTCCAAGTTTCTCCTTGATGCTTCTGAAAGTGTTCTGTTTGTTTCTCCCTACCAGAGAGGGTAAGCCAAGGTACCGCTCATGTTGTTTGATGACTTGTGCCCCAAACCTGATTTTAATCTCCTCTTGGACCTCACTAGGAGTGCTCTTGCTAAAAAATAGTGAAGTTTTTGCCTGATTCAACCGTTGGCCAGAAGCTTGCTCATATATATGTAGAATACGTTGAAGTGAGTTGCATTCTGATAAAGAGGTCTTGCAGAATATCAAgctgtcatctgcaaaaaacaaGTGGGAGAGTTTTGGTCCTCCCCTACAAATAGCTATTCCCTCCATGTTTCCATCTGCTACTGCCTTTTTTATCAATGCTGACAAACTTTCTACacacaagagaaagagataaggtGATAGAGGGTCTCCTTGACGGATCCCCCTAGTTGGTATAATATGTCCTCTTGGACTCCCATTGATCCTTATAGCATAGGTTATAGTTGTTACACATTTCATAATTAACCTCCTCCATTTTCcatcaaaacccaaattttctattattttatctaGACACTCCTactccaccctatcataagCCTTGCTCATATCAAGCTTAAGTGCCATCTCCCCCACTCTCCCTCCTTTTTTCTGACTAATATGGTGCATGGCCTCAAAAGTAACAATAACATTATCAGTGATAAGCCTACCATTTACAAAGGCACTTTGAGTATTACTAATTATTGTAGGGAGAATCTTTTTTAGTCTATTAGCTATTGCCTTTGAAGCAATTTTATATACTACGTTACATAAGCTAATAGGTCTAAAATCAATCACTAGTTTAGGATCATTAATCGTTGGGATCAAGACAATGTGTGTTTCATtaaaattgggaggaaaaaCACCAAGATTAAGGAAGTCAAGTACCGTTTTTGTCACCACATCACCACTTATTGGCCAAAAGTGCTGGAAAAATAGAGGAGGCATGCCATCCGGGCCTGGGGCTTTTTGTGGGTGCATTTGCTTTAATGCTTGCTCCACCTCCCTTGTTGTGAAATCACTTGTGAGCATATGGTTCATTGATGGTGATACTTTCGTCTCCACTACCTCtagtatttcattgaaatttgtCGGGCTGCTAGTGGTGAATAAATTTTTGTAGTAATCCACCACAGTTTCTTCAATAATCTGCTCCTCTTCTTGCCACACTCCATTTGAATCCATCAAACCTTCAATCAAGTTTTTCTTGTACCTTGCCGAAGCTTTGGTGTGAAAAAACCTTGTGTTCCTATCCCCTTCTTGGAACCATGTAAGTCTAGATCTTTGGCGCCACATTGCATCCTCCTTATCAAGCCAACCATTCAGCTCTATTCTTGTATTTCGCATAAGCTATACAATGTCCGGTGTTGTGGGTTGAAGTTCTATCCACTCAAGGTGCTTTTGCAAGTTAGAAATCTTCCTATTAACATGACCAAAATCTGTTTTATTCCATCCCTCCAATCTGGTCTAGCATATCTCCATGCATTTTCCAAGTGTGTACTCTGCTCCCAAAGATAGACCCTCCTCCCAAGCAGCTTGCACCACCCCTTCACACCGTTGATCCTTTAGCCACATCGCTTCAAAcctaaacattttcttttgccTTCTTTTATGGGATTTTTTCACCATTCGTAGAGCCAACGGGGAGTGGTTAGAAGCCGAAGAAGTGAGGTGAAACAATTGGCTGTAGGGAAGAGAGCCAACCACTCTGGAGTTGCCAAAGCCCTATCCAGCCGTTCTCGAATCTGTGAGCCATCCACCTTCTGGTATATCCATGTGAATTTTGGACCAATGTAGTCAACTTCTCTGAAACCACAGAAAATGATTGTATCTAAGAAATTCTGCATCTGTTGTCTCGGCCTAGTGCTGCCTCCCTCCCTTTCCGACCAGCTAGTcaactcattaaaatctccTATTGTTAGCCACGGCAAGTTTGATGTTCCTTTCAGGTGCTTTAGCTTGGACCAAGATTCGGGTCTCTTCCTTGTATCTGGATTGCCATAGAATCCAATGAGGTGCCACTTCCCTACTCCAACTCCTCCATCTACCACAGCATCAATATGTGTTTGAGAGAAAGTTTGGACATCCACAATTGTATCTTCCTTCCACAACAAAGCTAATCCGCCACTCTTACCATTACTTGGCACGATAAAACCATGCTTGAGCTTGCATCTTTCTTGAACATTCTTCATCCAATCAGTGTTCGATTTTGTCTCCATTAAGAAGACGATTGTGGGCTCTTCTTTTTTAACAACCTTTTCCAAGGCTTTAATTGTCTggaggttcccaagcccccggcaATTCCAACTTAAGAGCGTCATTGAGCCCGGCGAGGTTGTTCAACAACCTCCGCCACTTCAAGTTGGGTGATCGTGACATCACAAAGAGTTTCTGTTTCCATCTCCATTCTTCTCTTTTTACCCGAGTCCTCTGTTTCATCATGTTGGAGAGAACTACATTTACGTTTAGGACCATAGGGCTGATTTGGATACTTCCTCACGTCAGCATTTACCTCTATTTGCCTCTGTAATTTTTGTTTGGTGGTACGTGCCagactttttgtatttttactcCTACCTCGTGCCTTGTTTGTCGTAGTATTACCATTACCCACATGCGGCTGCTCTCCACTGCCAGCTGTGAaattaataattgggttgaACGTTGCATCAATTGCGCCTGTGATAATTCCCTCCTCAATTCTAGCCTTCTCCCCAACGTCTGTATTATTAGGCTTAACTACAGGTGCTTTATACTCCAAATTAATTCTTTCCATCTCTGAATATTGTCCTGGTTGGCTTGTATTATGGTCCATTGTAACCGCTTCAGAGTTGATAGTGCAATCAATGCCCCCATTTAATGCGCCATGATTCTGAGATTGGCTGAGCGAAATATCACTGCCAACGTGGTCCACGCCGTCAGCAACTCCGCCACCATGTTCCTCAGTTTCCATGTGTGTTTGCTCCGGACTGTCCACCAGCTCCACCATGTTTATGGTTCCTATCACATCTCTTACTGCTTCAGGCCTGCCCCTTAATGACTCAATATTGTATTGCGTGGCTGTCATCTTTATTTTGATTcaattaaaactttattttggattaaattgacaattataattattatgacCCAAATAATTTATTCCCCTTTTTTTCCAGTGGCCAAATAGATGGTCACAGAATGTTAacattgtttttattgttgaacCTGCCATATTAATATTATACATAAAGAAATATTGAATGGTTTGTGCAGATGTAATACATACTGTTCATTATTTTGAAGCTGTCAATAATATAAGTTAGATTGTCACTTATGTTGCAAATGATAGATTTTACtccataattatatataaatttttctgATGTTTAAATTGTGCAGATAATACAAATTCAAATGAATATGGAGTACACAACTTTGAAGCAGATATCGAGGGACAAAGATAAAACAAAAGTGAAAGTTAGAGTTTTACGAATGTGGGATGCAATTAATATAGCAAACAACCATGATTTGATTAGCCTCGATATGATATTGGTTGACAAAGAGGTAAATTCATAATTGATTTccttttagaataatttttactaatattattttactaaaacttGCAGCCAGTTAATGTAAATTGGTTGTTATTTACTGCTCCTATTGATTTAGGGATAATTCATTTGAAATGTTTGTAGGGAACATTGATACATGCAAGCATCAGAAAGAACCTTGCTCAAAGTTATCATCCACAACTAAATGAAGGGAGCATATATACAATTACAAATTTCTTAGTTGAAGAAAATAGAGGGAACTATTGTCCAGTACATAACAAACTCAAAATACTTTTCAATTCAACAACTTCAGTCTCAAAATTCAGCGGATTTGATCATTCAATACCTCAATCCCAATTTGAATTTGCTGATTATGGAACAATAGCTTCCCGTTGCTATGACACTACTTACTTGACTggtaattttaattgttttacaAGTCAAGCATCTACTTTTACAGAGCTAAAAAAATAATGCAATTCATAACTTAATACTAActcttatctaaaaaaatatatatatgttcttaCCAGATGTGATAGGCATATTGGACTACATTGGAGCCATCGAGGAGATCAAAACAACAGGGCGTCCAACAAAGATGAGAAACATTCAACTATTGTTAGAAGAGTaagatatatatacattttttaaaacttatatgttataattttaaaataactcaAACTTACATATAAACAACTTTAGGAACAAATCAGTTCAAACAACTTTGTGGGGAAATACTACACAACAAATAGATGATGATTtctacaaaacaaataaaaggcCATTCATTGTAATAGTCACTTCAACTATTATGAAAACTTTAAGAGGTAACAATTGATTGAATCATTATTCAAATACATAACATTTATGTATCAATAATGCTAAtaaatttttacaacttttGTGTAGGTGACTATCAACTATCACCCACTTTTGCaacaaagttgtatgtcaatttAGACATTCCAGAAGTTGTAGAAATTAGAAACAAGTAACTACTATTACACTTTTTCTTTTCGAGTGTGTACCTACTTTGTGATACTTCTTAAATAATAGATAGCATAAAGAGTTCTCTTCAAGAGTTCTCTTCACCCAAGAGACCACAACAGAATGGAATAGTGGAATGGAAAAATAGGGTTGTTCAAGAGATGGCTGGTGTCATGCTACATAATTAAAAGATGCTCAAATCCTTTTGGGGAGAAGCGGTTAACACTACTTGTCATACACTCAAACAGGTGTATTTCAGACCTAATTCCAAGAAAACTCCTtatgaactctggagaggaaagaagTCTGTTGTCAAATACTTCCAGATATTTGGCAGTGATTGTTGCAATCTACGTGATAGGAAGAACctagaaaagtttgatgcaaAGATTGACAAGGGATACTTTCTGGGATACTCTTCCACTAGTAGAGCATATAGAGTATACAACCTAAGAACTAAAACAATCATGGAGTCTTCAAATGCGGTAATCAATGATGAACTGTGTTGAGAAACTCATTCAGAAAACACTCCTCCGATTCAAGAAAAGACTATGGAGGTTAATGATCCTATTCCTGATGATTATGTTGGGAAGCATAGTGATGAAGAGCTACTGTTGTTGAATGATGCTATTTCAGTACCATCAAGTTTAGAACCATCCACACCGGTTCATGAAACTCAACAAGAACAAAGTGAGCCTAGTCCTTCATCAGAACAAAAAGGTACCTCCACATCTCTGGTCAAAGGTCCATCTTCTACAGTAAAGTTAAATCACCCTGCCACAAACATATTGGGTAATTTGAATGATAACATGAGATTGAAATCCAAAGCCTTGAATGTTGATGAAGCACTTCAAGATGTTGATTGGGTTAATTCTATGCATGAAAAACTTCGTCAATTTGttcggaatgatgtgtgggaattagttcctagaccaaaGGGAGTAAATGTGATTGGAACTAAGTGGATTTTCAAGAAAAAGTCAAATGAACATGGTACTGTTATTAGAAacaaatcaagacttgttgctcaaggaTACAAACAAgtggaaaaaatttattttgatgaGACTTTTGCACCGGTAGCAAGAGtggaatccattaggatactTTTGGCCATAGCAAGTCTTTTGAATTTTAAGTtgtatcaaatggatgtcaagagtGCCTTCTTGAATGGGATGTTGTAAGAAGAGGTGCATGTTGAACAATCAAAGGGTTTTGTTGATCCTCATAGACTGGATGATGTCTACAAGTTGAAGAGAGCCCTCTATGATTTGAAACAAGCTCCCAATCATGGTATGATAAGTTAACTGCATATCTCATTGAGCATGGATTCAAAAGAGGATTTGCAGGTACTATTCTCTTCATATGAAATGATAAGAATTATTTTGTAGTTgctcaaatttatgttgatgatattgtttttggtgctactaatgaTTCTCTTGCTCAATCTTTTGCAAATGAAATGAAGAAgatgtttgaaatgagtatggttggtgaactGACTTATTTCTTAGAATTGCAAGTGAAGCAAATGGATTCTGGAATTtacatcaaccaagcaaagTATGCTAGAaatctagtcaagagatttggacttaACAAGGTTGCACATGCTAGAACACCAATGGCTACTAATGCAAAGTTAACCAATGATCCATCAGATAAGTCTGTAGTTGTTACTttatatagaagcatgattGGTTGTCTTTTATATTTAACTGCAAATTGTCCTAATATTGCCTTCAGTGTTGGTGTATATTCTAGGTTTCAATCTAATTCTAAGATTTCACATTTGAATGCTattaaaagaattataaaatatGTTAGTGGAACTTGTGATTATAGATTGTTTTATAGCAAAGAGTCAAATTTGTCTCTTGTTGGATTTTCAGACTCAGATTGGACCGACAATGCTGATGATAAGAAAAGCACCACTGGCGGGTGTTTTTATGTAGGAGCCAATCTTGttgcttggatgagtaaaaagtaaaattttgtcTCTCTGTCTACTGTAGAAGTAGAGTATAttgctgctggaagttgttgTTCatagcttctttggatgaaaaagcttttGAGTGATTTTGGAATATCACAAGATACCATGGTTGTCTATTGTGATAATTCTAGTGCTATCAATAACTCTAAGAACCCTGTTAAACACTCTAAAactaagcacatagagattagatatcattttattaaggatttggttgaaagaaagattaTGGCTCTTGAATATATCTTTACTGAACGTCAGAATGCTGGcatcttcaccaaacctcttgatagaagtaagtttaAAACACTTCATCAAGCAATTGGTGTGATTTTGTGTCCTTAGTCATCTTTGGCTctcatggtccttgtgcttcatctctctactctttgtgaccattcatttttcttttcttttttttctttgtctttagaatttgcattgcataacattcatgcatttcatgatagggtggtttttttttttttttttttaatttaaaaaaaaggaggaaaaggaagggaaaatgtgttttgcattattttctaggatttataatcaagactagtcatattatctttacataacatgtttatgtaccttgtttagcatGAATGAGCTTATTTTACTGcattttgctagttttagctTTGTAGTACATGTTATGTTGgagttgtttataatttttgatcacatgatcttgattttgaagtcacatgcttttaattgtaaggactaaaaaatcttaagagaaagacataaataactaTCTTACCACTATTTACTAGCCAATCCTGAACatcttagtgcatatcatatgattttgtacttgataaagtgtagcacatgcacaaaaagaacataaggtgtagcctcaatttaaataataaaattggtgtgtacattattgggctataatgaattcaaattgaaataaaattggtgtgtacattatgaggcaattcaagaaaattacacgattgcaagcttgttttctaagagatgtgagagttaaatgatataactctttaggtgatagtcactttcaaacttatgtgatgaattttgtagaaattgtgattgatcactatttacttatcacctcacatgtatctcatacTTTTACTAGTTGCACAAACTACACAaattattctttgctaaacttcgtacattatattgtgtgtgatcttgttgtgacCATCTAAGATTAtaagttccttgattttgatgcaaaacatgttttaatgttttaatctttgaggacaaattgattgaaaatcttgtttttggaagatataggttgaattcaagtgtttttgaaaaacttttcatctcatactcatgcattttattcataaaacaatGTGCTTTAAGGAGTTTTTGCattaaaatgctttttttttttttcaaaaatctattttttctagattttcgatcaatcaaactTGTTGCTCGACCGATTgaaaatgtgataaaaattttgattacaatctgcctggctcgatcaGTGCTCGATTGGTGCTGGATGGATTGAAAttgattttcgattgatcgaatctAATTTTCAACTGATCGAAAATCAGtcagagagtttttttttaaaaaaaagcttttCTCACGTGTTCATCACACTGTtcatactttttcaaaaagttttctctctcttcttcttcaaccgATCCCCTTCAAGTTgatttttgtcgttttcttcCTAATTTTTCTCAAGGTTTTTTTCTTCAAGTGCCGGTAAGACATTTTTACCCCTTCTTTTTCATTGTATTCacaattttcatgcattttaggtGAAATTTTCTGACCTAtagatttttggggtttttgatttttgagttggtttctttcaaatttgatcactgggtttttgttcttagaTGTTGTAAACATGTTTCCCAtgcattaatttgattaatttggtgatttgaggacaatttgaaattctagggcttgaaactacaTGAagttggggattttgttcaattgggctGTAATGGGTAAAATTGACTTGTATAATTGACTGATTAATTCATTATATGATATTTCCTAACTAGTATGATGGTTAATTGCTTAATTTGGgttactttttgaaattgggtttttcaaaatttggggtttttgttctaaAACTCTATGTTCAAGTCAATTGTTAGTTTCTAAAGTATAATTGAATAGTTTTCATTGCATTAGAGCATGTATCATTTGTTCATTcagttcatgcatcatatagattgatATTTTCTATTGTGTTTGCTTTCTAACCCTGTCTGATGTAGTCTGCccttgtttttctctctctctctctctctctctctctctctctttctctctctctctctctctctctctctttgtttttttgccaTTCTTTCCAACCCTTAACATCATGGTTAGGAAGTCTAGAGCCCATAAAAAAATCTCCACCTCTTCTACCCCTGTTTTCCAGAATGATAGGTTTCTTAGTCCAAAAAATCAGGAAACCTTTGAGAAACTGAATATCTATAAGAAGGTGTGGGCTGAGCGAAAAATGATTTTAGATGAGTTCGATCCTAAGATTCGTAGGAGTTTTGATTGTAGGAGTTGGTTGCCTCTTTTAGATGTAGATCATCCTCCTCAGACTGTTTTGATCAAAGAGTTCTATTTGAACCTCTCTGTTCACTCCACTTCATCCAACATTCAGTTTATGAAGAGTTGGATAAGGGGAGAAGAGTATGTCATTACTCCTCAAGTAGTGGCTTCTGCTCTTGGTGTACCTTTGGTACTACAACCTGTTTATCCTTATGATGAGACCCCTCCTCTTGACGACATCATGTCACTCATCATCGGTACTACCATTCAGTGGGGTACTGATCCTCGTATCATCTCTTATGAGCTTACTGAGCTCAATTTTTTTCGGATTTCATGTCATTCCatttggcctatctctcatTTACACACTATTCCCATTGAGAGATGTGCTTTTTTATATGCTCTTGTCACCGATGATTCTATTTGTTTTCCCTCTCTGTTTATTAGCACTTTAGTTGAGGTTTATAGGAGTAGCTTGAAAAGGCATGGTCTTTTCTTTTCGATTtttattcataggattttgttagaTTTGGGTTTAGAGGATTTTCCTGCATCCGAGCCTGTTCATATCATCACCGCCATAGGTACCACCTTTCTTAAGCAAAGAGCAGCTCAGATGAAAGCTAGCTCTAAACGCCCCAAAGTTGAGTCTTCCACAGGTGATGACTTTCGGCCTCCTCCATCTAGTGATCCATCTGCTGAGGAGATGTTGATCCCATTGCCGCAATTGATCCTCCACATTTTGCTTCAGGTGATGCTTCCATTCGGAGTATGTTGGAATCTGTCATGACCATTTAGGTGGCGCATGGACAAATTTTGGTGGATGTGCTTGCTTAGCTTCAGGCTTTATGTGCGGATTTGGTGAGTGTTCGGCATTCTACTCCGCCTCcaccttttgatgatgagtcttgattgtcctttggcaattcgtcacaaaaagggggagtattTATGCATGTTGTGAGGGggagattttgtgtttttcttgatagggggagatttagattgtatttaggagaTTCATgatgtattcattttttttttttttt
The sequence above is drawn from the Quercus robur chromosome 7, dhQueRobu3.1, whole genome shotgun sequence genome and encodes:
- the LOC126693471 gene encoding uncharacterized protein LOC126693471: MNMEYTTLKQISRDKDKTKVKVRVLRMWDAINIANNHDLISLDMILVDKEGTLIHASIRKNLAQSYHPQLNEGSIYTITNFLVEENRGNYCPVHNKLKILFNSTTSVSKFSGFDHSIPQSQFEFADYGTIASRCYDTTYLTDVIGILDYIGAIEEIKTTGRPTKMRNIQLLLEE
- the LOC126693473 gene encoding uncharacterized protein LOC126693473, yielding MVRKSRAHKKISTSSTPVFQNDRFLSPKNQETFEKLNIYKKVWAERKMILDEFDPKIRRSFDCRSWLPLLDVDHPPQTVLIKEFYLNLSVHSTSSNIQFMKSWIRGEEYVITPQVVASALGVPLVLQPVYPYDETPPLDDIMSLIIGTTIQWGTDPRIISYELTELNFFRISCHSIWPISHLHTIPIERCAFLYALVTDDSICFPSLFISTLVEVYRSSLKRHGLFFSIFIHRILLDLGLEDFPASEPVHIITAIGTTFLKQRAAQMKASSKRPKVESSTGDDFRPPPSSDPSAEEMLIPLPQLILHILLQVMLPFGVCWNLS